One Saccharospirillaceae bacterium DNA window includes the following coding sequences:
- the rpmE gene encoding 50S ribosomal protein L31: protein MQNEIHPEYAELVATCSCGNVLNTKSTKPGTMSLDVCSACHPFYTGKQKVVDTGGRIDKFKKRFGAFKK, encoded by the coding sequence ATGCAAAACGAAATTCATCCAGAATACGCAGAGCTGGTTGCGACCTGTTCTTGCGGTAATGTGTTAAACACTAAGTCTACTAAGCCAGGTACTATGTCTTTGGACGTATGCTCTGCTTGTCACCCGTTCTACACTGGTAAGCAGAAAGTTGTTGATACCGGCGGTCGTATCGATAAGTTCAAGAAGCGTTTCGGTGCTTTCAAGAAGTAA